In Bacillus sp. DX3.1, the following proteins share a genomic window:
- the treR gene encoding trehalose operon repressor, whose translation MMSKYEQIYSDISNLIDNRKLKEGNKIPSETELMKQYEASRGTVRKAVDLLQERGFVQKIHGKGVFVLKRKNIEFNFGGIVSFQEENERLGRHCITNVVEMEQIHATKEVAKLLNVKTKTTIDRIKRVRNIDGENVILDVNYFVVEHIPGLTKEIAEKSIYKYIEKELGLHISYAQRVIEVQPCTEDDRNYLDLNGTDYVVVVKNFTHLYDGSQFEYTESRHRLDIFHFSDVARRK comes from the coding sequence ATGATGAGTAAGTATGAGCAAATTTATAGCGATATAAGCAACTTAATTGATAATCGTAAGTTAAAAGAAGGAAATAAAATTCCGTCTGAAACGGAATTAATGAAGCAGTACGAAGCGAGCAGAGGTACGGTAAGAAAAGCTGTAGATTTATTGCAGGAACGTGGGTTTGTACAGAAAATTCACGGTAAAGGCGTTTTTGTTTTAAAGCGAAAAAATATTGAATTTAACTTTGGAGGTATTGTAAGTTTTCAGGAGGAAAATGAACGTCTTGGCCGCCACTGCATAACAAATGTGGTAGAAATGGAACAAATTCACGCAACAAAAGAGGTTGCGAAGTTATTGAATGTGAAAACGAAAACGACAATTGACCGTATTAAACGTGTTCGAAATATTGATGGAGAAAATGTAATTTTAGATGTGAACTATTTTGTAGTGGAACATATTCCAGGGCTGACAAAAGAAATTGCTGAAAAATCCATTTATAAATACATAGAAAAAGAATTAGGATTACATATTAGTTATGCACAGCGCGTCATTGAAGTACAGCCTTGTACAGAGGATGATCGCAATTATTTAGATTTAAATGGGACAGACTACGTTGTCGTTGTAAAAAACTTTACGCACTTATATGATGGTAGCCAATTTGAATATACGGAATCACGTCACCGCCTTGATATTTTTCATTTTTCTGATGTAGCGCGGAGAAAATAA
- the treP gene encoding PTS system trehalose-specific EIIBC component, with translation MGKDYRKAAEEVLQYIGGKENIDQAAHCVTRLRIALKDESKIDGEKLQAVSLVKGAFHNAGVFQIVIGPGDVDRVYAELITLAGMQEATVADVKDSGNQKLNPLQKFVKVFSDVFMPILPAIVTAGLLMGINNLLGAKDLFFDGKNLLEVYPNLGGLWDLINMMANTAFVFLPALVGWSATKRFGGSPILGIVMGLMLVHPDLLNAWNYGKAAAGLDGQKIEYFDILGLFKIEKVGYQGQILPILVAAFVLSKVEIFLKKRVPNAIQLLVVPITTIVVTGVLALGVIGPVTRYIGDLLTTGLVGVYETVPTLGAILFGALYAPLVITGMHHMFIAIDLQLISQNGGTFIWPMIALSNIAQGSAALAMFWISKNQNDKSMASTSAISAYFGITEPAMFGVNLRNKFPFYAAITGSAIAAVFITLNGVLAPAIGIGGLPAFISIIPKSIPMFAVGMVIAALVPFVLTWLFAKRAKKK, from the coding sequence ATGGGGAAAGACTATCGGAAAGCAGCGGAAGAAGTGCTGCAATATATAGGTGGTAAAGAAAATATTGACCAAGCAGCGCATTGCGTAACAAGGCTTCGCATCGCTTTAAAAGATGAAAGTAAAATAGATGGCGAGAAACTACAAGCGGTTTCTTTAGTGAAAGGTGCGTTTCATAACGCTGGGGTATTTCAGATTGTAATTGGTCCAGGAGATGTGGATCGTGTATATGCAGAATTGATAACGCTTGCAGGTATGCAGGAAGCAACAGTAGCGGATGTAAAAGATTCAGGAAATCAAAAATTAAATCCACTGCAAAAGTTTGTAAAAGTATTTTCTGATGTCTTTATGCCAATTTTACCAGCAATTGTAACAGCTGGTTTACTGATGGGGATTAATAATTTATTAGGTGCAAAGGACTTATTTTTTGATGGGAAAAATTTATTAGAAGTATACCCGAACTTAGGCGGATTATGGGATTTAATTAATATGATGGCCAATACGGCATTCGTGTTCTTACCAGCACTTGTTGGTTGGTCGGCAACGAAACGGTTTGGTGGTAGTCCGATACTTGGGATTGTTATGGGACTCATGTTAGTACACCCTGATTTATTAAATGCTTGGAATTACGGAAAGGCAGCGGCAGGACTTGATGGACAAAAGATTGAGTACTTTGACATTTTAGGACTTTTCAAAATTGAAAAAGTAGGATATCAAGGACAAATTTTACCGATTTTAGTAGCGGCGTTTGTATTAAGTAAGGTTGAGATTTTCCTTAAGAAACGCGTACCAAATGCCATTCAATTATTGGTTGTTCCGATTACAACGATTGTTGTAACAGGCGTGTTAGCATTAGGAGTTATTGGACCAGTTACGCGTTATATTGGAGATTTATTAACAACTGGTTTAGTTGGTGTATATGAAACAGTTCCTACTTTAGGAGCAATATTATTTGGAGCATTATACGCACCATTAGTCATTACCGGCATGCATCATATGTTTATTGCAATCGACTTACAGTTAATTTCACAAAATGGTGGTACGTTCATTTGGCCGATGATTGCACTTTCAAATATTGCACAAGGTAGCGCAGCGCTGGCAATGTTCTGGATCTCAAAAAATCAAAATGATAAAAGCATGGCATCAACATCAGCAATCTCGGCGTATTTCGGTATCACGGAGCCCGCGATGTTCGGTGTAAACTTACGAAATAAATTCCCATTTTATGCAGCGATTACAGGATCGGCAATTGCGGCAGTGTTTATTACATTAAATGGTGTGTTAGCACCAGCTATCGGAATTGGTGGGTTACCAGCATTTATTTCTATCATTCCGAAATCGATTCCAATGTTTGCTGTTGGAATGGTAATCGCAGCTTTAGTTCCATTTGTTTTAACATGGTTATTCGCAAAACGAGCAAAAAAGAAATAG
- a CDS encoding amino acid permease yields the protein MEMKKWGLWILTAFVVGNMVGGGVFMLPANLANVSGPMGSTLAWTITGLGVFMIALVFGNLAIRKPELKAGPQSYAQAMFKSPKTGKVAGYSMAWGYWAANWAATASVIISFAGYLSTFFPVLQSKQVLFTINGFSLELGKGLTFAVCSIMLWGIQYILSQNIDRAGNMNLLATIAKIIGFTMFIVITLFIFNASNFGDGQTFMNEAGKSIPLGGQINAAAIATLWAFIGIESAVMLSNRAKSQRDVKKATIFGLIIALLIYMAITLLTMGALPQDALKESQKPLVDALNLAIGNNGAYIMALLALVSLFGSTVGWIVVSAEVPYQAAKNGLFPKLFGKTNKKGSPSKSLLITNIMTQVFLFSTISGTVSEAYNFAIVVATLAYLIPYLVSTLYQLKLVITGETYDVMPGSRIKDGIITILAFLYSIWVIKTGTADLKTFFLGIGLFVLGLILYPILMKNSPTSVPEQPNKRAS from the coding sequence ATGGAAATGAAAAAATGGGGTTTATGGATTTTAACAGCATTTGTTGTTGGGAATATGGTTGGTGGCGGCGTGTTTATGCTTCCGGCAAATTTAGCAAACGTATCAGGCCCGATGGGATCTACACTTGCATGGACTATTACAGGACTTGGTGTATTTATGATTGCACTTGTATTCGGAAATCTTGCCATACGTAAACCAGAGTTAAAAGCTGGTCCACAAAGTTACGCACAAGCGATGTTTAAATCACCGAAAACAGGTAAAGTCGCTGGATATAGTATGGCTTGGGGATATTGGGCAGCGAACTGGGCTGCAACTGCTTCTGTTATTATTTCATTTGCAGGATATTTATCTACATTTTTCCCAGTTTTACAAAGTAAGCAAGTTCTCTTTACAATAAACGGTTTTTCCTTAGAACTTGGAAAAGGCCTAACATTTGCTGTATGTAGCATAATGCTATGGGGCATTCAATATATTCTTTCGCAAAACATTGACCGAGCTGGTAACATGAATCTTCTCGCAACAATCGCAAAGATTATTGGATTTACAATGTTCATTGTCATTACATTATTCATTTTTAATGCATCTAATTTCGGTGATGGCCAAACCTTTATGAATGAAGCCGGAAAGTCAATTCCACTTGGCGGACAAATAAATGCTGCTGCCATTGCAACACTTTGGGCATTTATCGGTATTGAATCAGCGGTCATGCTTTCTAACAGAGCAAAATCGCAACGAGACGTGAAAAAAGCAACGATTTTCGGATTGATTATTGCACTCCTAATTTACATGGCAATCACATTATTAACAATGGGTGCTCTTCCGCAAGATGCTTTAAAAGAATCACAAAAACCGTTAGTAGATGCTTTAAACCTTGCAATTGGCAATAACGGTGCTTATATTATGGCTCTGCTTGCACTTGTATCGTTATTCGGCTCTACTGTTGGCTGGATTGTCGTTAGTGCAGAAGTTCCTTATCAAGCAGCAAAGAACGGACTTTTCCCAAAATTATTTGGAAAAACAAATAAAAAAGGAAGTCCTTCAAAATCATTGCTTATTACAAATATTATGACGCAAGTTTTCTTGTTTTCAACAATATCTGGTACTGTTTCAGAAGCATATAACTTTGCTATTGTTGTTGCAACGTTAGCTTATTTAATTCCATATCTTGTTTCCACTCTATATCAGCTAAAACTTGTTATTACAGGGGAAACATATGATGTAATGCCAGGTTCTCGAATAAAAGACGGTATCATTACAATATTAGCGTTCCTATATTCCATTTGGGTGATCAAAACAGGAACAGCTGATTTAAAAACATTTTTCTTAGGTATCGGGTTATTTGTACTAGGACTTATTCTCTATCCAATTCTTATGAAAAACTCACCAACATCCGTGCCAGAACAACCAAATAAAAGAGCAAGCTAA